Part of the Drosophila santomea strain STO CAGO 1482 chromosome 2L, Prin_Dsan_1.1, whole genome shotgun sequence genome is shown below.
CCGATGCCATTCGCACCAGTCTGGGCCCCCGAGGCATGGACAAGATGATCCAGGCCGGCAACGGCGAAGTGTCCATCACCAACGATGGAGCCACCATCCTGAAGCAGATGAACGTGCTGCACCCGGCCGCCAAGATGCTGGTGGAGCTGTCCCGCGCCCAGGATGTGGCCGCTGGTGACGGTACCACCTCCGTGGTTGTCATTGCCGGCGCTCTGCTGGAGGCCTGCGAGAAGTTGCTGCAGAAGGGTCTGCACCCCACGGCCATCTCGGACTCGTTCCAGCGCTGCTCGAACAAGGCCGTAGAGATCCTGAAACAGATGTCCACACCCATCGAGCTGGACGACCGCGAGACGCTGATCAAGAGCGCCTCCACCTCGCTGAACTCCAAGGTGGTGTCCCAGCAGAGCAGCCTGCTGGCCCCCATTGCCGTGGATGCCGTGCTTAAGGTCACAGACCCCGGCAAGGAGACCTCTGTGGATCTCAAGAACATCAAGGTCATCTCCAGCCTGGGTGGCACCGTTGAGGACACCGAGCTGGTTGATGGATTGGTCTTCACCTGCCGCTCCGCCGGTTCCAACGCTCCCAAGCGCATCGAGAAGGCCAAGATCGGTCTTATCCAGTTCTGCATTTCGGCCCCAAAGACCGATGTGAGTACTACGCAATGAACCTTACAATTGTTTcattgtttttaataatttaaacttGAAATTACAGATGGATCACAATGTGATTGTATCGGACTACGCTGCCATGGATCGTGTGCTTAAGGAGGAGCGCTCGTACATCCTGAACATTGTCAAGCAGATCAAGAAGTCTGGATGCAATGTTCTTCTAGTTCAGAAGTCTATCCTGCGGTAGGTTTAGCTCACTTGTTCTTTAACCACTTTGTGCTGATAGTTCTGCATTAACTTAGCGATGCCGTCTCTGATCTGGCTCAGCACTTCCTGGACAAGATCAAGTGCTTGGTAGTCAAGGATGTGGAGCGCGAGGATATTGAGTTCGTGTGCAAGACCCTCCACTGCCGTCCGATCGCTTCGTTGGATCACTTCACAGCCGAAAACCTGTCCAGCGCCGATCTGGTCGAGGAGGTGGCCAGTGGCACCAACAAGTTTGTGAAGATTACCGGCATCCAGAACATGGGACGCACAGTCTCGATCATCTGCCGCGGATCTAACAAGCTGGTGCTCGAGGAGGCTGCTCGCTCCCTGCACGATGCCCTCTGTGTCGTGCGTTGCCTGGTGAAGCTGCGCGCCCAGATTGTGGGCGGTGGTGCGCCGGAGATTGAGATGGCCCTGCAGCTGGCCGCATTGGCTCAAACAGTTGAGGGTGTGGACGCGTATTGCTTCCGCGCATTTGCCGATGCTTTGGAGGTGATTCCTTCGACGCTGGCTGAGAACGCCGGCTTGAATCCCATTGCCACGGTTACGGAGCTGCGCAACCGCCACGCTCAGGGTGAGAAGAACGCCGGTATTAATGTGCGCAAGGGCGCCATCACAGACATTTTTGCGGAGAACGTGGTGCAGCCGCTGCTGGTCAGTATTTCGTCGATCACCCTGGCCACCGAGACGATTCGATCGATCTTGAAGATCGACGATATTGTAAGTACTAAACGAATTCATTGATTCGTTAAATTTATTGCTAATCACTGTCCTAATTTATTTTCAGGTCAACACCTTCAGTTAAGCAGTGTGACCCGGAGTTTTCCGTTGTCTGTCTCTGATCAAGATCAATCTTCACGCAAATTCATCTAAAGCCTCACATCTTATACCCATTATGCGGTTGCGCATTagattttgaataaaattcaCATATACACTACGCCTCACCAGCTTAAcatgtatttaaaaataaaactaaatgaTTAAATACTTCGCTAACACAACCCACTTAAGAACTTGATTTTAATTTCGGATATATGCTCATTTGGGTATATTGTGGATTGTCCTTAGTTTAAAAACGTGTATAGACTTAGTTAAGGACAAACTGGACTTGGAACTTATATTGAATCTCATTTCGTAACTTAAATCTAAACAACTTTATAATATAATGGAATCGCCATATTTCCTTCTTAGAAAGTATAACTAGGCTAATGAATTTCTTGAACTCCAGTAAAGCCTTAAAGATTATCAACTAACCGAATCCCTATCTAGTGTGAGCTGACACTTTTTCTCGTTTTCAGAAACCACCCTCGATTTCAAAGGGATATCTGAACCCCAACCATTTCGCACCCCGCCCCAATCATTTAGTTTTGGGGCTCCTTTTTGTCCTGGGcgtgtaaataaaaatcactTGATGCGATTTTTATGATGTGCGTTAAATGATTAAACCACTTGAACTGGTTTCAAATTGTCAAAAAGGAAGACTTAGGGGTTGGGTTACGAAAGGGTCTTTatccttttgttttcttagCCCCATTTTGGAAGTTCATGCGGGTGGGGTTTTCGCTTGGGTGTGATTAGACGGGGACTATCTATCGTGTCCGGAAACTTTCGGCGCGtgtaagttaattaaatgtgtAAACATGTCAAAGGGATCAAGTTTTCCAGCCCACTATCTTCCACCACCCATCTAGGTGATGGCCGAGATGGTGTTGATTTTGGATCACGCCCTTTTGATTGGCTTTGATTTTTTAGCCCTCAAATAAAAGCTATTCCGCTAATTGGCTGCTGAAAAGTTTTGGGGGTGGTTTTCCATCAGTTTTCCGGGGGTCGCATgcaaatttttcattttaaagtttatttccTCAGCAGCCATTGATTTGTGTTTCCATTTTGACTTGCAGAGGGTGGAAAAGTCGTCGCTCCCTTCTTTGGATTTACTTTAAAGGTGAATCATATTATATATCTTTTATGAACTGGTGATAATAATGATTTTGATGATTACACAGGATCCTGGTAAgctcattttttttaatcccAACTGTGAGAAATTGGTATTTAAAGTACCAATCTTAACCATAAATTTTACCCACATAAAAGAATACAGGGTACTAACTCATTCGATTTGAGCAGCTCCcattttagttatttattctatttttgctacttttatattttttagcTGTTTGCTCGACTGTCTTGGGGCATTGTCGTTTTCGtcctcgttctcgttctcgtcctCATTCCCATTTCTTTCTTGAGCAAATATTGAATTTGCGCTTTTTTCCCGAGCTATTTGCAGGAGCCAGtggcccacacttttgaaactTTTTATTTCGGGGTTTTTTCCTTTGTTTCGCCTGTTTGCTTAATTTCTGTATgcgattttcttcatctgCTTTTTGctcatttcatattttcattgTAATTCAATTGTGTTTTCCCccgccgctgctgttgttttcgGCCAAATGTTTGCACAAGTCTTATGTTCTCCATTCGGGCGAAAAGGGCGCAAAGGGGTGTGTCCTGTCCTCGTATGTCCTTGTTACATTTCTTTTTGCTAGACGAATTGAAATTCAAAGCACCAAATTGTAAGCCAGTCACGCAGAAATTTAACATATGTTCGCCATATAATTTGCGAgcacttttcatttcgccAAACTCAGCTGAAATTACCAATGTCTGCTATATCTTGGATCTCAAGTATCTAGCAGATTGAAAAGTAacaaagaaaactaaaaaatgtCCAATAAATCAAAGGTTGGAAGATGTCAAGTTTATTAGTGTTTAGTCTATAAGTGTATTTAGGGATATAAGAGTAATCTGACCATAAATTTATATAActtctataaatataatttcaagaaattaataatttatttccatttaaaataaGATTTCAAGTGTTTATTTAATCGTCCAACCATTAAACAGCGCAGTTCAAAGAAATTCTTTCATCTAGTTCATGCCACTCAAGGGGGCAACACCGAAGTGAGCATCAAGAATAGAAATGCTGGAGCGAAAGCATAAAGGAAACTTAATTTTCGTTAGTCCTGCCAAGTGGCGAGTGATTAATGATGGCAGGACCACGACAATATTATGAAAACGCATtcgaaaatttcattaaattgttataaatGAATCGGGCGAAATGAGAACGAAACATATTCCGGCtaggaaattcaatttgcaaatgCAGCAAATGATTGCCAAAATGTCCGTCGAACAACCGGAAAGGAAATCGATCAAACGAAACCCGAATGAAATCTCGACCGGACGATCTGCAACCACCGGGAATCAGGGAATCCCCTGAATAATAGCCCACGGGGCTTATCAACCCACTTGGACCTGCTCAGGCTTAGGGCACTTTGAATATGACCAATGCAATTGAAGTTTCCGTTGATGTTCCCCCATTTCAAACCGAAATTGCTCAAAGCCATTTTGCGTTCGTGGCCATTCTTTACATTTTGGCCATGTGGAATGGACGCACGTCGTCTGCACTGGACTGATAACATTCAAAGAGTCCCAAGCCCCCGAGCTTCCCGAGATTCGAGTGCTCGCCAATTAAGTGTGAGTGCTGGAATCGATGGGCTTTTCCTTTGGCCTCCGTTTGATGTGTGCACGAGCTCGAATGTGGGGGCGAATGGCCTGCAAATTAAATAGGGTAAGCATTCTGGTCGAGATTTCACTTCTGGCcagattaaaaatttattcgCAGCTCTGGTCAGCTGCAGGCAAGTTAGTCGtcaagttttaaataaatatcgCTGAGGCATAAGAGTTGCCTGAATgcgaaataatttattaaaacattgGACACTTTATTAGAATTGAATTTGGATTAACCCTATAAAATCAATATGTTTGAGAATCAATATATGAGAATCACGATATTTCGAGATACTTTAAAGCTTTCTAAAAATGCATAGAAAATATTACTAAATAATATTTGGCCAGCTTAAAAGTGCTAAGCACATGTGTCCTTGCCACTCCTTTCCACAATCATTTACCTAATTTATTGGCACACTTCCATTAAGATATCTCCATCAAGGGCTGAGGACTGAGGACTTGACTCGCCTAAGCGATTTCCAAAGGATACAACTGGGACAACATAAAATACTTCCACTGCCCACATCGGATGCCCAGAACAGCAAACAACAGGAGCTGTAAGCCAGAACAAGACCAAAATCAACCACCGAGGCCAGGAGCATATGACATAACTATGTGTGAATTGATGGCATGAACCCTTTGCCAACTTCCCCAACTCTATCATTTTTTAGAGATTCGTGCCCTAAACGAATCAGAATCCGGCAAACTTTTGGCAGCAGGGGCAGTCCGGGCTGAGGGATCGGGGTTGGGGGTTGATAAAAAAGGATTTACACGCTTGCCTCGATATACAAATAAGGGTTCTGTCTGGGCTGCCATATTGACTGTCGCCGGGCCCAAAAAGATGAAGTGATTTCTTATCCAGCAAATCCACACTCGACAACCAACTGAACATAAAAAAGGGGTTGCTGGTGTGGGTCCTTCGCATCCTTCGCATCCTTTTGCTGATCTGGCCCGCGTTTGCCAGgaagtttattaaaaaatggtCTTGTTTGCCTTTGTCGCGTGGCTGGCAAACGCTTTTGGAGCGGGCCAAGGAAATCAGTTAACTAAATACCTcgttcaatatttatttaggcgGTGCCTAATGAGATTCGAGTGCGTTTTCATACGGCACACGCTGTCCAAATCCTAAAGCGCTGGCTAATTGAATAATAAGCTGGGGTGTTTCAAAAACATACATGGTATCTACATGGTAAATATGTGTGGTAGAttaaatttaacttaatttttaaggacttttttaaatatagttgatagaaatttaatgCAACTAAATACTTTTTAGTAACAAGTTTAGATTAGACGATGCTAATTCTCAATATCAGTATAGACTTTATATCTCAAAGTTTCATCATAGTTTTCACCCAACAATAAAAGACAgtatgtttttataaattattttatcggaataattttattgaaatttttgaaatgttACGATCTAAGTGTGTTCAAGATCAATTTACAATTGGACATCGTACAACAACATCGGTACACCGTACATACACATCTAAGTCAATACACATTAAATACAACTAGGGGATTGATTTGTGGCATAGTGGATATGGGGCACAACAGATACACGTATGGCATTTGGGGAATAGCTAGAACTAGGAACTCTATATGCATACAGATACGAATAGGTGTAGTGTAGTGTAGTGGAGCTATATGTACTCATAAATTCGTAATGGATTTTCTGATACGACTGGCTATCACCTAGTTTACTAAATACATCCATGGCATTCATTGTTTGCATTTGATATGGAGAGAGTGGCTTGTGGAATGTTGTGGAAGAATTTGGAGTATAAGCTGACTATGTACAACATTGGATGGATGGATTTCCACGGTGATCCCGCATCTCCTATTCCCCGGAACTGATGGAGCTGCCGCAGAAGGAGCCCGATCCGGCCTCCATTTGCATGTGGGACATGTTCAGAGCCTGCGGTGGATACCCAAAGGCATGACTGCTCAGTGGAGTGCCCGTGGGACTGTCCAGATCCAGCGAGGGATTGATGCGCTTCTCCTTCTGGCGGCGATTGCAGAACCACACCCGGATCACCTCCTTGTCCATGTTCAAGCGCTCGGACAGCTGGCTGATCTCCTCCGACGTGGGCTTGCAGTTCATCAGGAAGGCCTTCTCCAGCGTGGTCCGCACCGTGGTCTCGATGGAGGTGCGCTTCTTTCGCCTGCGCCCCAGAATGCTTTCCGGTGTGCTGCTCAGGGTGCTGGTCATCGTGTTGATGTTGAAGACTCCGCCGCCCGACTTGGCCACTGTGCTGTCCGCATCCTCCAACCATTTCTGGAGCAGCGGCTTTAGCTTGCACATGTTCTTGAAGCTCAGATTAAGGGCTTCGAAGCGGGAAATGGTGGTTTGCGAGAAGTCATTGCCATACAGTTTGCCCATGGCCAGACCCACATCACCCTGGGTGAAGCCCAGTTTGATTCTCCGCTGCTTGAAGGTCTTGGCGAactgctccagctcctccagatCGGTGGTCTCCTCCGGCGACTGCTCCAGTTTGGCCATGGCGGATGCCACAGTTAGTCCACTCGTGGGCTTCGGAGTGCTCTGCTGCAGCTGcggatgctgttgctgttgcatgcTGGGCGTATTTGGAGTCATCACGGCACTGCTCAGACCCAGCGAATTGGCGGTCATCGAGTTTGGCGGAGTTCGCTGCTGGGACTTGCTGTGCCTGGGCACGGGACTTAGGGAGGGACTTCTCAGAGGTGATTTGGCCAAGGGGGTGGAGTAACTGGGCAGAGGATCCTccctttgctgctgcttcatcTGCTGCAGGGCCTGAAACTGCGCCAGCGCCTGCAGGGAGTTCTGCAGCAGGAACTGCGTGGCCAGGTTGGGATTGGGAAAGGCCTCCGGCGCCAGTTGGCGCACCATTTCGATGTAGCtgtgcagctgcagttgcaggGCCTGATGCATTTCCTCCGGCGCAAATCCCACGGCCTGTGGTGGATTGGCACTGGCTGCCTTTTCCTCCTCCCGCTCCTCCTTCAACTGGTCTTCCGCCAATCTCTTTGGTGGCGGAGCCAAGTCCAGGACCTCGTTTTCCAGCTCAGAATCCAGCTCCCTGGCCTGGCGCTTGCTGCTCAGATTCTGGGGCATCTCGCAGTTCTCGCCCAGCTCCAGTTCCTCCTCCTCGAAGCTCTTGCCACAGTCTGTAAGTAAGGAAAAAGGATATTTTTATAGTAGATGATTGTGGGTAGtttgcttttcaattttccaactCAATGAAGTTCAAGTAGCCGGACTGGTCAACGCACGCGTGgcataatttgattttaactAAAAGACTCGGCAagtttttcaatatttctGCAGCTATTTTAAAGGGTATCTTAAGGGTATTATGAATTTGAAAGGAGGTTTAGATAGGAAAAAACCATATAGAAATAAAAGGTCTAGCTGACTAAACTAATTAATTGTATTTCTAATATAAATAAGAGTTTTTGGGGGAATAATATATCCTATATCTCACTAGTCCCTTTTAAGGCCTTTTCTATTCACGCACAAAGTGTATTCATTCACCGACTTTCAGTAAACATTTTCTCTTCGGCCTTTTTAAGTCAAATTTTATTCAATCTTCCAATCGAATGCCCATCCTTTCCCAGCTATCCTGTCCAATGTCTGCGTCCTGCGGTTGGCTACGATAGACGCTCAAGCGGAAGGGTTCCCTTTGTGGCCTCCACTCCCCCATTAACCACCGACATACCCCAACATCCTTGTTGAAAACCCAACCATGcataataattgaaaaatagcCATACATCAGAGGCCACGGCGGAGTCAAACAGGATGCTTGCTCCTTTGTCTCCGATAAATGCGCAGTAGAGCAGCGAAAGGAGCTCAGATTTCATAATTTCTTAATAGAAAATTATTGATTTTGATgggaaaatataataatgaGTATTCAACTTCCGACTGGAGAAATATGATCAAACCCTTTCGAGTATAAAAGCTTTTCCTTCATGTATATAGCGCAACCAACTTCCCCGCTTTCGATCCACCATTAAAAATCAACTTTCCAACATTTGTCTGAGatgtaaaaaatgttaaacCGATTTGAAAATAAAGAGAATTGATAGTTTTAAGCGGATTCAACCCCATGTTAAACTCGATTCAGCGGATTAGGAAatgt
Proteins encoded:
- the LOC120458276 gene encoding POU domain protein 2 isoform X2, whose product is MMVLQQQQQHLWDANTTSNTNTQAAQQSANVESTPTKVCHQENATAAAHTFMRHMSNSPTPPSPLRSLSDCGKSFEEEELELGENCEMPQNLSSKRQARELDSELENEVLDLAPPPKRLAEDQLKEEREEEKAASANPPQAVGFAPEEMHQALQLQLHSYIEMVRQLAPEAFPNPNLATQFLLQNSLQALAQFQALQQMKQQQREDPLPSYSTPLAKSPLRSPSLSPVPRHSKSQQRTPPNSMTANSLGLSSAVMTPNTPSMQQQQHPQLQQSTPKPTSGLTVASAMAKLEQSPEETTDLEELEQFAKTFKQRRIKLGFTQGDVGLAMGKLYGNDFSQTTISRFEALNLSFKNMCKLKPLLQKWLEDADSTVAKSGGGVFNINTMTSTLSSTPESILGRRRKKRTSIETTVRTTLEKAFLMNCKPTSEEISQLSERLNMDKEVIRVWFCNRRQKEKRINPSLDLDSPTGTPLSSHAFGYPPQALNMSHMQMEAGSGSFCGSSISSGE
- the LOC120443999 gene encoding T-complex protein 1 subunit delta isoform X1, which encodes MAPKAKSVNIKPTAKAFKDKSKPTDVRLSNIQAAKAVSDAIRTSLGPRGMDKMIQAGNGEVSITNDGATILKQMNVLHPAAKMLVELSRAQDVAAGDGTTSVVVIAGALLEACEKLLQKGLHPTAISDSFQRCSNKAVEILKQMSTPIELDDRETLIKSASTSLNSKVVSQQSSLLAPIAVDAVLKVTDPGKETSVDLKNIKVISSLGGTVEDTELVDGLVFTCRSAGSNAPKRIEKAKIGLIQFCISAPKTDMDHNVIVSDYAAMDRVLKEERSYILNIVKQIKKSGCNVLLVQKSILRDAVSDLAQHFLDKIKCLVVKDVEREDIEFVCKTLHCRPIASLDHFTAENLSSADLVEEVASGTNKFVKITGIQNMGRTVSIICRGSNKLVLEEAARSLHDALCVVRCLVKLRAQIVGGGAPEIEMALQLAALAQTVEGVDAYCFRAFADALEVIPSTLAENAGLNPIATVTELRNRHAQGEKNAGINVRKGAITDIFAENVVQPLLVSISSITLATETIRSILKIDDIVSTKRIH
- the LOC120443999 gene encoding T-complex protein 1 subunit delta isoform X2 — protein: MAPKAKSVNIKPTAKAFKDKSKPTDVRLSNIQAAKAVSDAIRTSLGPRGMDKMIQAGNGEVSITNDGATILKQMNVLHPAAKMLVELSRAQDVAAGDGTTSVVVIAGALLEACEKLLQKGLHPTAISDSFQRCSNKAVEILKQMSTPIELDDRETLIKSASTSLNSKVVSQQSSLLAPIAVDAVLKVTDPGKETSVDLKNIKVISSLGGTVEDTELVDGLVFTCRSAGSNAPKRIEKAKIGLIQFCISAPKTDMDHNVIVSDYAAMDRVLKEERSYILNIVKQIKKSGCNVLLVQKSILRDAVSDLAQHFLDKIKCLVVKDVEREDIEFVCKTLHCRPIASLDHFTAENLSSADLVEEVASGTNKFVKITGIQNMGRTVSIICRGSNKLVLEEAARSLHDALCVVRCLVKLRAQIVGGGAPEIEMALQLAALAQTVEGVDAYCFRAFADALEVIPSTLAENAGLNPIATVTELRNRHAQGEKNAGINVRKGAITDIFAENVVQPLLVSISSITLATETIRSILKIDDIVNTFS